A section of the Oreochromis niloticus isolate F11D_XX linkage group LG9, O_niloticus_UMD_NMBU, whole genome shotgun sequence genome encodes:
- the lztfl1 gene encoding leucine zipper transcription factor-like protein 1 isoform X1, which produces MAEFGFNEHHQNEIINYMRFARSKRVLRLKTIDSCIEELKDSRLVEETFTVDEVKEMLDDLQAVVRGEVEMELINTAHTNVLLLRQLFSQAEKFYLRLQSDISELENRELLEQVAEFEKTDFKTTDKINKETSKPKLAPLNESGVSELLNKEIVRLQEENDKLRARLRTLESQAMSALDEKSRAERALKDLQRVQGEQQVAAQSKEINSLEDTVAALKEDYERSLSANVATQKDLQENLISSKHELLRVQEQLALAEKELEKKFQQTAAYRNMKEILTKKNEQIKEIRKRLQRYEPNE; this is translated from the exons ATG GCTGAATTTGGATTTAATGAACACCATCAGAATGAAATCATCAATTATATGCGATTTGCACGTTCAAAGAGAGTTCTAAGGCTCAAAACTATCGACTCATGCATCGAGGAGCTCAAGGATAGCAG GCTGGTGGAGGAAACCTTCACAGTGGACGAGGTGAAGGAGATGCTGGACGATCTGCAGGCGGTGGTGCGTGGGGAGGTGGAGATGGAgctcatcaacacagcccacaCCAATGTGCTGCTGCTTAGGCAGCTTTTCTCCCAGGCTGAAAAGTTTTACCTACGACTACAGAGTGATATCTCGGAGCTGGAAAACAG GGAGCTGTTGGAGCAAGTGGCTGAATTTGAGAAGACTGACTTTAAAACCACCGATAAG ATAAACAAAGAAACAAGCAAACCCAAGTTGGCCCCTCTGAATGAAAGTGGGGTGTCTGAACTTCTCAACAAG GAGATAGTGAGACTACAAGAGGAAAATGACAAACTGAGAGCAAGGCTCCGGACTTTAGAATCCCAG GCCATGAGTGCACTAGATGAGAAATCCAGGGCAGAGAGAGCcctgaaagaccttcagagaGTGCAAGGTGAACAGCAG GTGGCCGCTCAATCCAAGGAGATCAACAGTCTAGAGGACACAGTGGCAGCTCTGAAAGAGGACTACGAAAGGTCTCTCAGCGCCAACGTGGCAACCCAGAAAGATTTGCAGGAGAACCTGATCTCTTCCAAACATGAGCTTCTGCGAGTGCAAGAGCAGCTGGCCTTGGCAGAGAAA GAGCTGGAGAAGAAGTTCCAGCAAACTGCGGCCTACCGCAACATGAAGGAGATTCTAACCAAGAAGAACGAGCAGATCAAAGAGATTAGGAAACGATTGCAGAG ATATGAACCTAATGAGTGA
- the ccr9b gene encoding C-C chemokine receptor type 9 → MEDFSYFNETTYSPTEDYSLPTDESGMCDRTWVREFRGQYEPPLFWIIFILGAVGNLLVVWIYTTVRNRLKTMTDVYLLNLAVADLLFLCMLPFWAVDAIKGWDFGITLCKIVSAVYKINFFSSMFLLTCISVDRYIAIVQVIKAQNLKKKRLFYSKLACLGVWFVSALLTLPEFIFAEVKTSPEMPSSCTLVYWNSTNNHTKILVLSLQICMGFCIPLLVMFFCYSVIIRTLMQAKSFEKHKALRVILAVVFVFVLSQLPYNSLLIVEARQATNMTYTDCSTVISFDIAGQVAKSLAYTHACLNPFLYVFIGVRFRQDLQRMVRTCIGGGSKGGLSKMQAVPKRPSVMSDTDTTPALSI, encoded by the exons ATGGAGGATTTCAGTTATTTCAATGAAACAACATATTCTCCA ACCGAGGACTATTCCCTGCCAACTGACGAATCAGGCATGTGTGACAGAACCTGGGTCAGGGAGTTTCGTGGGCAGTACGAGCCGCCGCTCTTCTGGATCATCTTCATCCTGGGTGCAGTGGGTAACCTGCTGGTGGTTTGGATCTACACCACTGTGCGCAACCGCCTGAAAACAATGACCGATGTGTATCTGCTAAATCTGGCTGTGGCTGATCTCCTTTTCCTGTGCATGCTTCCATTCTGGGCAGTCGATGCCATTAAAGGCTGGGATTTTGGCATCACTCTCTGCAAAATAGTGTCCGCTGTCTATAAGATCAACTTCTTCAGCAGCATGTTCCTTCTCACCTGCATTAGTGTGGACCGATACATTGCTATTGTTCAAGTTATTAAGGcccaaaatctaaagaaaaaaaggctgTTCTACAGCAAACTTGCTTGCCTTGGTGTCTGGTTTGTCTCTGCTCTCCTCACACTCCCCGAGTTTATCTTCGCCGAGGTGAAGACGTCTCCAGAAATGCCGTCATCTTGTACTCTGGTCTACTGGAACAGTACAAACAATCATACAAAGATCCTCGTGCTGTCCCTGCAGATTTGCATGGGCTTCTGCATTCCTCTACTAGTCATGTTCTTTTGTTATTCTGTCATCATTCGCACACTTATGCAGGCCAAGAGCTTTGAAAAGCACAAGGCCCTCCGTGTCATCCTTGCtgtggtgtttgtttttgtcctctctcAACTGCCTTACAATAGCCTGCTGATTGTGGAAGCCAGACAGGCAACTAATATGACTTACACAGATTGTAGCACTGTAATTAGTTTTGATATAGCTGGACAGGTTGCCAAAAGTTTGGCATATACACATGCTTGCCTCAACCCCTTCCTCTACGTCTTCATTGGAGTTCGGTTCAGACAAGACCTGCAAAGGATGGTGAGGACTTGCATTGGAGGTGGGAGCAAAGGAGGCCTCAGTAAAATGCAGGCAGTTCCCAAACGCCCCTCTGTCATGTCAGACACTGATACTACTCCTGCCCTTTCCATATAA
- the lztfl1 gene encoding leucine zipper transcription factor-like protein 1 isoform X2, translating to MAEFGFNEHHQNEIINYMRFARSKRVLRLKTIDSCIEELKDSRLVEETFTVDEVKEMLDDLQAVVRGEVEMELINTAHTNVLLLRQLFSQAEKFYLRLQSDISELENRELLEQVAEFEKTDFKTTDKINKETSKPKLAPLNESGVSELLNKEIVRLQEENDKLRARLRTLESQAMSALDEKSRAERALKDLQRVQGEQQEINSLEDTVAALKEDYERSLSANVATQKDLQENLISSKHELLRVQEQLALAEKELEKKFQQTAAYRNMKEILTKKNEQIKEIRKRLQRYEPNE from the exons ATG GCTGAATTTGGATTTAATGAACACCATCAGAATGAAATCATCAATTATATGCGATTTGCACGTTCAAAGAGAGTTCTAAGGCTCAAAACTATCGACTCATGCATCGAGGAGCTCAAGGATAGCAG GCTGGTGGAGGAAACCTTCACAGTGGACGAGGTGAAGGAGATGCTGGACGATCTGCAGGCGGTGGTGCGTGGGGAGGTGGAGATGGAgctcatcaacacagcccacaCCAATGTGCTGCTGCTTAGGCAGCTTTTCTCCCAGGCTGAAAAGTTTTACCTACGACTACAGAGTGATATCTCGGAGCTGGAAAACAG GGAGCTGTTGGAGCAAGTGGCTGAATTTGAGAAGACTGACTTTAAAACCACCGATAAG ATAAACAAAGAAACAAGCAAACCCAAGTTGGCCCCTCTGAATGAAAGTGGGGTGTCTGAACTTCTCAACAAG GAGATAGTGAGACTACAAGAGGAAAATGACAAACTGAGAGCAAGGCTCCGGACTTTAGAATCCCAG GCCATGAGTGCACTAGATGAGAAATCCAGGGCAGAGAGAGCcctgaaagaccttcagagaGTGCAAGGTGAACAGCAG GAGATCAACAGTCTAGAGGACACAGTGGCAGCTCTGAAAGAGGACTACGAAAGGTCTCTCAGCGCCAACGTGGCAACCCAGAAAGATTTGCAGGAGAACCTGATCTCTTCCAAACATGAGCTTCTGCGAGTGCAAGAGCAGCTGGCCTTGGCAGAGAAA GAGCTGGAGAAGAAGTTCCAGCAAACTGCGGCCTACCGCAACATGAAGGAGATTCTAACCAAGAAGAACGAGCAGATCAAAGAGATTAGGAAACGATTGCAGAG ATATGAACCTAATGAGTGA
- the lztfl1 gene encoding leucine zipper transcription factor-like protein 1 isoform X3, which translates to MRFARSKRVLRLKTIDSCIEELKDSRLVEETFTVDEVKEMLDDLQAVVRGEVEMELINTAHTNVLLLRQLFSQAEKFYLRLQSDISELENRELLEQVAEFEKTDFKTTDKINKETSKPKLAPLNESGVSELLNKEIVRLQEENDKLRARLRTLESQAMSALDEKSRAERALKDLQRVQGEQQVAAQSKEINSLEDTVAALKEDYERSLSANVATQKDLQENLISSKHELLRVQEQLALAEKELEKKFQQTAAYRNMKEILTKKNEQIKEIRKRLQRYEPNE; encoded by the exons ATGCGATTTGCACGTTCAAAGAGAGTTCTAAGGCTCAAAACTATCGACTCATGCATCGAGGAGCTCAAGGATAGCAG GCTGGTGGAGGAAACCTTCACAGTGGACGAGGTGAAGGAGATGCTGGACGATCTGCAGGCGGTGGTGCGTGGGGAGGTGGAGATGGAgctcatcaacacagcccacaCCAATGTGCTGCTGCTTAGGCAGCTTTTCTCCCAGGCTGAAAAGTTTTACCTACGACTACAGAGTGATATCTCGGAGCTGGAAAACAG GGAGCTGTTGGAGCAAGTGGCTGAATTTGAGAAGACTGACTTTAAAACCACCGATAAG ATAAACAAAGAAACAAGCAAACCCAAGTTGGCCCCTCTGAATGAAAGTGGGGTGTCTGAACTTCTCAACAAG GAGATAGTGAGACTACAAGAGGAAAATGACAAACTGAGAGCAAGGCTCCGGACTTTAGAATCCCAG GCCATGAGTGCACTAGATGAGAAATCCAGGGCAGAGAGAGCcctgaaagaccttcagagaGTGCAAGGTGAACAGCAG GTGGCCGCTCAATCCAAGGAGATCAACAGTCTAGAGGACACAGTGGCAGCTCTGAAAGAGGACTACGAAAGGTCTCTCAGCGCCAACGTGGCAACCCAGAAAGATTTGCAGGAGAACCTGATCTCTTCCAAACATGAGCTTCTGCGAGTGCAAGAGCAGCTGGCCTTGGCAGAGAAA GAGCTGGAGAAGAAGTTCCAGCAAACTGCGGCCTACCGCAACATGAAGGAGATTCTAACCAAGAAGAACGAGCAGATCAAAGAGATTAGGAAACGATTGCAGAG ATATGAACCTAATGAGTGA